The DNA segment GTGGAAACTTCGAATTGGGTTTTTTCTCCAAAGATAACTCCACCAAGTACTACGTAGGCATATGGTATAAAAGGGTTCCAAACGACAAGATTGTGTGGGTTGCTAACAGAGACTCCCCAGTTCAAACATCCTCAGCAGTTCTGATTATTCAACCCGATGGGAACTTTATGATCATAGATGGACAAAAGACATACCGTGTGAACAAGGCATCAAACAATTTTAGCACCTATGCCACGCTTTTGGATTCTGGAAATTTGGTACTTCTGAACACCTCGAATCGAGCGATTTTGTGGCAGAGTTTTGATGATCCTACTGATACCCTAATACCTGGAATGAATCTAGGATATAATTCCGGTAACTTTCGGTCATTGAGATCATGGACAAGTGCTGATGACCCTGCCCCAGGCGaattttctctcaattatgGTTCTGGCGCGGCCAGCCTAATCATCTACAATGGTACTGATGTGTTTTGGAGGGATGACAATTACAATGATACTTACAATGGTATGGAAGACTATTTCACTTGGTCAGTGGATAATGACTCTAGGCTGGTACTAGAAGTGTCTGGGGAGCTCATCAAGGAGAGTTGGTCGGAGGAAGCAAAGCGTTGGGTTTCTATTCGGTCATCAAAGTGTGGAACCGAAAATTCGTGTGGAGTTTTTTCCATTTGTAACCCTCAAGCACATGATCCTTGTGATTGTCTACATGGTTTCCAGCCATTGCATGCTGATTCTTGGAGGAATGGGAACACATCTGCTGGCTGTGTCCGGAAAATAGAATTGTCCTGCAGCAACAGAAGCAGTAATAATGTTAAATCCAATGATGGATTCTTCCAGTTCAATAAAGTTCAATTACCACAAACTTCTAATGGATACATCAAGCTAAAGATTGATAGAGCAAGAGAGTGTGAAAGTGCTTGCTCTAGAAATTGTTCGTGCGTTGCTTATGCTTATTATTTGAACAGTAGTATCTGCCAGTTGTGGCATGGTCAGGTATTGAGTCTAAAGAACATCTCAACATATTTGGACAATTCTGATAATACCAATCCAATTTTTTACCTCAGACTTGATGCGTCAGAATTGGTTACTGCTGGTAAGTCAAAGAAGCCCCCTTTTCTTTGATGTAGATATCTTTCAATTGATTCTTTAGGAGAATAGAATAGTAAATGCAATCACTAGAGTTGTAAAGAGATGTGCTAACTATGTAATTAGTTAACTGTAACTGAGAGTTGTGTGTTTTTCAATCAGTCAATGgtttagaaaaatatgggatggATCATGAagtattcattaaaaaatatccaCTTAACCCATTAAACTTCAACTTTATATTTGGATGGTTAAGGTTGGACAATTATTTAGAAGAGTTGGGTGGTTAATGGATAAATCGGCTTAATTGCCACCCTCACTTAGATTTTGTGCACTACTCAAAGAGCATAAATTAGAATCTTGAGTTGTTTTTCATTCAACCgcaatttctctctcttttttctctacTCTCTCTTCTTCATTTCACAGCTTAGATACATTTATGAATCAATCCATGCATTTTCATAATTGATAATTCTTTGCAGATTCAAACCCAACAAATGCAACAGAACTAGCAACTGATTTTCGCAAGCATGAAAACTTGCTGAGGAATCTACTTCTGATTGTTATACTGATCTTACTTCTAGCATTTCTTATATTGGGCCTATTAGTTTATTGGActagaaggcaaaggagaaaAGGTAAATAAGGCAAAAGTTTTTGCAGTAACTCATGAGAATTTAAACTTGTCGACTAATTCTCCTCACATTATAGGGGAAGATTTGCTACGTTTTCATGTAAGCATGAGCATGAAAGTCGAAGATTCTGAGCTTACTGAAGCACATAGGGGTGCGAAAGTTAAGAAGAAGGAAGTCAAATTGCCATTATTCAGTTTTGTGAGTGTTGCAGCTGctacaaataatttttcagaTGCAAATAAACTTGGTGAGGGTGGCTTTGGACCTGTTTACAAGGCATGCTCAAAAACTCTTTTTCTAAGAATATTTTCGAATATAATCAATATACTATGTCAAATCAACAAACACTAACTCTTGAACTTTATTCTCTTCTCTCGTATCAACAAATTTTGTCTTTGCTGCTTCATATATGTTACTTAATACAAATAATACATACATTCCAGGGTATATTATTGAATGGGGATGAGGTTGCTGTAAAAAGGCTATCTCGAAGATCTGGTCAAGGATGGGAAGAGCTGAGAAATGAAGCCTTATTAATTGCAAAACTCCAGCACAATAATCTTGTTAGACTTCTAGGTTGCTGCATTGATCGAGATGAAAAGATGCTGATCTATGAATTGATGCCTAATAAAAGCCTGGatgttttcctttttggtttGTATTTTGCAGTCTTGGAACTTTCCTGAATATGCTCCCTTCTATTAAACTCAAACTTTGGTTTTGACATCTTTTAATGATGCAAATCAGATGCAACAAAAAGAAGGATGCTAGATTGGGGAACACGAGTTAGGATAATTGATGGGATTGCACAAGGAATCCTTTATCTTCACCAATATTCCAGGTTTCGGATCATTCATCGAGATTTAAAGGCTAGCAACATATTGTTGGACACCAACATGAATCCTAAAATATCAGATTTTGGAATGGCGAGAATATTTGGTGATAATGAACTTCAAGCAAATACAAACCGTATAGTTGGAACATAGTAAGTCcaataaaagaatatttctgatgctataaataattatatagttGCCATCAAGACTTCAATCATATGATCAAATATATACTAATTAGTGTACCTTCTTGTTGTCAGTGGATACATGTCCCCTGAATATGCTATGGAAGGCCTTTTCTCCATAAAATCAGACGTGTTTAGCTTTGGGGTCCTTCTGTTGGAGATTTTAAGTGGCAAGAAGAATACTGGCTTTTATCAAACAAATTCCTTCAATCTTCTTGGATACGTAAGTTTCTAGATTACACCTGTTCGTTCTTCATAAGGAAggttgaaatttaaattgatttcatGATATGTTGATGTTTTAAGCCATTTTTACGAAAGTTGCATTAATGAGATGGGGTGTATAATATTATAGAGCCTTACAAAAATATGCTCCAAACATTCTTATTTTTGAGATTTCTTTTTGCCTAATGTTGAAGGCTTGGGATCTATGGACAAACAATTCGGGAATGGACCTGATGGATCCAGCACTGGATGATAGTGACACTACTAGTAGTAGTATGCATACAGTGCCAAGATATGTGAACATAGGACTTCTCTGTGTTCAAGAAAGTCCAGCAGATAGACCAACCATGTCTGATGTTGTATCAATGATTGGGAACGATACTGTGGCCCTTCCTTCTCCTAAACCACCTGCATTTCTAAATGTGAGAGG comes from the Glycine soja cultivar W05 chromosome 6, ASM419377v2, whole genome shotgun sequence genome and includes:
- the LOC114416946 gene encoding G-type lectin S-receptor-like serine/threonine-protein kinase At1g11300, coding for MAFTSALTSLTTLVCLCMFCVNATTHKEILQTGQSLGTSDTLLSYGGNFELGFFSKDNSTKYYVGIWYKRVPNDKIVWVANRDSPVQTSSAVLIIQPDGNFMIIDGQKTYRVNKASNNFSTYATLLDSGNLVLLNTSNRAILWQSFDDPTDTLIPGMNLGYNSGNFRSLRSWTSADDPAPGEFSLNYGSGAASLIIYNGTDVFWRDDNYNDTYNGMEDYFTWSVDNDSRLVLEVSGELIKESWSEEAKRWVSIRSSKCGTENSCGVFSICNPQAHDPCDCLHGFQPLHADSWRNGNTSAGCVRKIELSCSNRSSNNVKSNDGFFQFNKVQLPQTSNGYIKLKIDRARECESACSRNCSCVAYAYYLNSSICQLWHGQVLSLKNISTYLDNSDNTNPIFYLRLDASELVTADSNPTNATELATDFRKHENLLRNLLLIVILILLLAFLILGLLVYWTRRQRRKGEDLLRFHVSMSMKVEDSELTEAHRGAKVKKKEVKLPLFSFVSVAAATNNFSDANKLGEGGFGPVYKGILLNGDEVAVKRLSRRSGQGWEELRNEALLIAKLQHNNLVRLLGCCIDRDEKMLIYELMPNKSLDVFLFDATKRRMLDWGTRVRIIDGIAQGILYLHQYSRFRIIHRDLKASNILLDTNMNPKISDFGMARIFGDNELQANTNRIVGTYGYMSPEYAMEGLFSIKSDVFSFGVLLLEILSGKKNTGFYQTNSFNLLGYAWDLWTNNSGMDLMDPALDDSDTTSSSMHTVPRYVNIGLLCVQESPADRPTMSDVVSMIGNDTVALPSPKPPAFLNVRGNQNSILPASMPESFSLNLITDTMVEAR